A window of Deinococcus misasensis DSM 22328 genomic DNA:
AGTGGAATGCAGCTGAAATTGCCGGGAGCTGAGAGGCAGGTACTTAGGTTGTGTTTCATGACTGGGGTGAAGTCGTAACAAGGTAACTGTACCGGAAGGTGCGGTTGGATCACCTCCTTTCTAAGGATCGTCCACTAGAGCTTCTTCTTCTCGTTCAACAGAACTCAAAACCAACCCCGGACGTCGGTCCGGGTTTCGTTTTTTGGGCCAGAGGATCTTCCCTCTGGCCTTTTCTCTTTTTCTGGCAGGTCATAATGCTTTCATGCGTGAAGTGGTTCTGTGTTTTCCTCTCAAAGCAGATCAAGTTTTGCTGGGCCACAAAAAAACCGGGTTCGGCAAAGGCAACATTGTGGGAATTGGAGGTGGCATTGAAGCCAATGAAACCCCAGAGCAGACAGCCTTGCGAGAACTGCAAGAGGAAACCAGTCTGGTGGGTGACCCAGAGGCTTTGTCTCATCGTGGGCAGGTGACTTTTCTGTTCCCCACCCGTGAAAACTGGGACATGCGGGTTCAGTTGTTTGTGCTTGAAGGCTGGACTGGAAACCCCATTGAGACAGCAGAAATCCGGCCTGAGTGGTTTGCTCTGGACCGGATTCCTTTTGACCTCATGTGGGTGGATGCCCAGCACTGGCTGTTGCGAATTTTGCAAGGCGAACACTTGAGTGTGCTGGCCACCTATCAGGATGACCTGACCCAAGTGGAGATTCAGATCACTCTGACAGGTCCTGCATTTCCTGCATGAACTGGTGGTGGCTCAGGTCGAAGCGCACTGGGGTGATGCTGACGTATCCCTCCCGAACAGCCCATTCGTCTGATCCTTCTTCAAAGATGGTGGATTTGGGGGTGCCAGCCACCCAGTAATAATCGCGACCATCTGGATCCTGGCGTTTGACCAGCTCATCTTCGAACTTGTAGTCGCTCAGGAAGGTGATTTTGACCCCCTTGGGTTTCTCTGGGGGAAAATTCACGTTCAAGAGGGTTCTTGCAGGAAGGCCCTTCTGGTGCACCCACTTCACAATGCGTGGAATATATGGGATTGCATGCTCAAAATGGTATTCGCCTTGTTCGTTGGGGGCCTGTGAAAAGGCAATGCTGGGAATGCCCAGAATCATGCCTTCCAGAGCGGCAGAAACTGTTCCAGAGTGGGTCAAATCGTTTCCGAGGTTGTAGCCCAGATTGATTCCGCTGACCACCACGTCTGGCCTTTGCAGAATGCGGGTGCCCAGCACCACGCAATCGGTGGGGGTGCCATCCACACGGTAAGCTGGAATGTCGCCAAAACCTGCTGCTGCAGTGTGCTTGAACCTGAGGGGTCTGCGGATGGTGATGCCGTGACCGACTGCGGATTGCTCCACATCTGGAGCAGAAACCGCCACCTCGCCCAGTTCGGTGAGGGCCTGAGCAAGGGCTTTGATGCCGGGAGAAAAGATGCCATCGTCGTTGGAAACCAGGGTTCGAATCGGGTTGGATGCACTGGACATGTGAGGTTCCCTTCAGGTGGTTTAAAAGGCTTTCAGTTTAACAGACCGCATGCTGTCTCGCTGAGGGTGTGGCGATTGTAGGACGCCTTTTTGTATTGTGATTGTGTGAAATACCACGAGCTGACCGATCAGGAACTCAATGAATTGTGCTGCACCCGACTGGGTTGGGAAAAACGCAAGCACCTCTGGGAGTATGGCTCTGTGTGGCAGGAGTTTGCCTGGTTCAAGGGAGAAACCCTGATGGGGTTGCCAAACTTTCTGCTTCAGGATCCCATCGTGTTGCAGCTTCAGGAATTCATTGAAGCAAAGCAGTTGCAAGACGAATACGGTTACCACCTCTTTGAACTGCTGGATGCCCGAAAGCTGAACCATGATCGGGCTTGGTATGTGCTGGCCCATGCCACCCCCCGACACAGGGTGCTCGCGTTTTTGCGCACCACCGAAGAGAACAACTTGCAAGCACAGGGTGCCGAAGTCATCGAAGAAGCCCTGTCTGCAGCCAGAGAGTGATTCAAAAGGACAACCCCGGCTTTGAGGTTGCCGGGGTGTTTATTGAAAATTGAGAATCAGGCAGCGTCTTGGAAAGGGTTTTTCTGACTGCTCTGGTGGTGGTTCAAGGTCCTCAGTTGGCGCTCCAAATGCTCCATCTGTGGGTCTTTTCTGGAGGCTTTGAGGGCCAGATGTCCCAGAGCGGGCCACAAAAGCAGGTTGGTGATCAGCAAGATGATCGTCAGAGCGTCCATATGTTCAGGGTAAACCCTTAGAGGTTGTCTAAGGGTTGTCGCTGTATTGCAACCCTGCAACCACCCTAGAGGAGCTTGATGATGATGTTGTTGAACAGATCCAGCTTGATCTCAAAAGCCAGTCCAGCACCGGGTTCTGCCACCTCAAAGTAGGGGGAATCGGCTGGAATGTATAGGGTGTTGCTTTCTGTCAGTTTTCCCTGCTTGCACAACGCAGCACTCTGGGCTGCTTCTTCACGGGTGAAGGCATGCTGGAAGTTGGGCATGAAGCTTGCAAAGACAGGGTCGATCCGGTTGAGGTTCAGGGTCAGAAGGTCGGTTTTCAGGACATAAGCATTGTTGGCTTTCCCCAAGTAGGTGTAAATCCTGCAGTCCCCTTGAATCCCTGTGCGGGTCCGGTGAATGGTGTTGACCTGAAAGAAAACAGTCCCCAGTTGACCTTTGTAACCGCCCCATTCTGCATAGGCTTTTTGAGATCCATCGGTGTAGGCATAGGCAAAAGAAGGTCCCTCTGGACCGGGATTGAGCAGTTTCCATTTCTGAGCCTGCGCAGAACCCAGCAGGGTGAGCACAACGATTGCGGTCATTGGCAAGTGTTTTTTCATCAGGACCTCTTGTTCCTCTTGATCATACGTGCTGGCCAGAGCACTTCCAAGTTGCAACCATCACAGCAAAACAGAACCTTGCATGTGCAAAGGTTCTGTGCATGAGAGACAGTGTCAGTTGCTGGCAAGCTCTGGAAGCACTTTGCCCGGATTCATCAGGTTCTTGGGATCCATGACCTTTTTGACCGCCCAGTAAGCCTCAAGGGTGGCTCTAGGGGTGGCTTCCAGCATGAAAGGCTTTTTGGCAAGCCCAATGCCGTGTTCACCAGAGAGCACACCACCATGCTTGATCGCCACACGGGCGATTTCGTGGGCCAGATGGTCCACCTCATCCCACGAATCGGTTTGTTTGCTGTAAAGGATGTTGGGGTGGAGGTTGCCATCTCCGGCATGACCAAAGATTGCCAGAGGGAACGGGGAAGCGTCTCCCAGTGCCCGGATTTCCCGCATCACCACAGGAAGTTTGCTGCGGGGCACCACGATGTCTTCGTTCATGCGTTGTGGACGGATGCGACCCAGACTGGGGGAGATGCTCTTGCGGGCTTTCCAGAGGGTGTCTGCCTGCTGGTCGTTCTGGGCAATCTGGCTGGAGGTGGCTCCAGCGTCATCGAAAGCCTGCTTGACGGCTTCAATTTCCGCAGTCACCAGAGCCAGGTCGTTTCCGTCGGTGTCGCAGACCAGCACGGCTTCGGCGTCTCTGGGGAGGCCCAGCTGAAAAGCATCTTCAACGGCATTGATGCTGGCTTTGTCCATCAGTTCCAGCTTGGCCGGAGTGAGGCCTCTGGCGGTGATCAGGGCAACGGCTTTTCCAGCATCTTCCAGCGTGCTGAAAATGGCCCGGGCAGTGCGGGTGTATTTGGGCAGCACCGCCAGTTTCAGTTTGGCTTCGGTCACGAAAGCCAGCGTGCCTTCAGACCCGATCAACAGGCCGGGAAGGTCCATGCCAGAGCGGTCCATGCGGTACACATCGCCCTGCATGGTGACAAATTCCAACTCCAAGACATAATCTCCGGTGACGCCTTTTTTGAGGCACATCGGACCGCCCGCGTTTTCACCGATGTTGCCCCCAATGGTGGCCTGTCTGCCCGATTGGGGATCGGGTGGATAGTACAGCCCGAGGGGTTTCAGGGCATCTTGCAGCTCCTGATTGATCACGCCGGGCTGAACGGTTGCAGTCATGGCCTGTGGGTCAATCTGTACTTCTTTCATGCGGGTGGTGGAAATCACCACACTGGGTTTGACCGGAACCACTCCACCAGAGAGGCCGGACGCGCCTCCTCGGGGAATCACAGGCAGATCGTGTTTGTCGCAAATTTTGAGGGTCTGAACCACGTCTTCGGTGGTTTCGGCCATGACCACGGCCAGAGGGACCTCGCCTTGCAGCAAAGCGTCATAGCGGAACAGCAAACGGTCAGGCAGCTCGACGCGCAGTTTGTCGCCCACGGCGTCTTGCAGTTCTTTCAGGTAACCCGTCAATTCTCTGTGCTTGGTTTTGGCTTTCATGGGGTCCTTTACTTTCAGCTCTGGACTTTTTTGCGGCGGTCGGCTTCCTGATAGGCTTCTTTGAGCAGGATGGCGGTGTGTTTCACCTCGGCGGCCACCTCAAATTCACGGGTGCCGTAATCCAGTTGCAGCATGCATCCGGGGTTTTCCACGGTGATCACTTCGGCCCCGGTGGCCCGGATGCGTTCCATCTTTTTGTCCAGTTGCTTCATGCTGGTTTCGGTGTGGGTGATGTTGTAAATCCCGGCACTTCCGCAGCAATCGCTGGCATTTTGCATCTCACGGTAATCCAGAACCGGGTTCTGTTTGAGGAGGTCACGCGGTTGGTTGCACACCCCCTGAGCATGGCACAGGTGGCAGGCGTCCTGATAAGTCACTTTGCGTTTGTCCACGTCCAGATCCTCTGGAAGGTCACGCAGACCGACTTTCTTCAGGAATTCGCTGAGGGCCTGGGTCTTGCTGCTGATGTTGGCGGTCAGGCCACCGAACTCGGGATCGTCTTTGAAGTGTTTGTGCATCTTTTTCAGCTCTGCACCGCAGGCTGCACAGTCGGTGACGATGGCATCCACGGCCAGAGTGCCGTACAGTTTGGCGTTTCTCAGGGACACCTGACGGTAGCCGTTGAAATCCCCTTCTTCGATGTGGGGTGCACCGCAGCAGGTGGTTTCACGCAGCAGGATCACATCAAAGCCGTTTCGGGCCAGCACATCAATGGAGGCACTGGAGGCTTCACTGAACACGGCATTCATCACGCATCCCAGGAAGAAAGCCACTGTGCCACGGTATTCTCCCTGATGCTGGGTGATGTAAGGGGTTCTGAGTCGGATGGCTGGGGCCACTTCCCGAGAGGGAATCAAGCCTTCAAAGAGGTGCAGCTTGGCCCACATGCCGCCGTATTTGCGGGCCATTCCCCGCAGGACGCCCGATCCACGGATGGCTTTTTGCAGGCCGGTTTGCTGGTACAGGCGCACGCCAGCGTTCCCCACATCAAAGAGGATGGGGTATTTGAACACTTCCAGCATGGCTTTCTGTCCAAGGTTGGCGGGTTTGCCTTCTTGCAGGGCCACTCGGGCATCAAGGGCCAGCTCACCGGGCTTGACCCCAGAAGGGCAAATGGTCTGGCAGGCGCGGCAGTCCAGGCAGTCGTAGGCGGCCTCAAGGACCACATCGAGTTCATCGGTCAGGCCTTGGGCTGCGGCTTTGTACAGCATGACCCGCCCACGGGGGCTCTGGATTTCTTCTCCCGTTTGCTGGTAGGTGGGACACACGGACAGGCAGAGTCCGCACTGCACGCAGACGTCTGCCCCTTCGATCAGGGCCGGGCTCATGGATTCCAGGTTGATGCTCTTCGGATGCATGCCCCATTGTATATGGATTTTAGATCTAATTTATGAAGGTCGTGCAGACCTCTGCTGGAGTTCATGTTGTCTGGGGCTCAGGTTTTGCCTGTGGGTTGGTGTGAACCTTGCATCTGGTTTGCCTCCCAAAAGATGATGCCAGAGCCGGAAAGCTCTGGCGACCTCAGGAGTGAGAATATCTGTTTGAATTGAACCCATTTTAAAGTCTGAGCGAAGTTCAAGGGCTGCTGCAGATACTGCAAAAACCCCAAAAATATGCATCTCCCATCCAAACGTCAAAAAACCGTTTTGGCGTTTAACAAAGTGTTACAAAAATTTTAAGATTTTGACGCATGTCTAGGCAGGACCCAGATTTTCTGGGCCACCCCCAGAGAAAGCACATGCTGGTGTCCAGAGACCTGAATGCTCAGGGTGCCTCCCAGACTGTCTTTCTTGAGGACCAGCAATTCCACACCCGGAATCAAGCCCAACTCCGACAGGTAACGCAAAAACTCAGGATCACCATCGTGCACCCGGGAAATGGTCACCTGCTCGTCCACCAGAGCATCGGTGAGGGATTCCACATCGTGATCGGGCATGCTGCCATCCAAACGGGGGATGGGGTGGCCATGGGGATCAAAGTGCGGATCTCCCAAGAGGGCACTGATTTTGGCCTCAAAGGCTTCGCTGATCACGTGCTCCAGACGGTCTGCCTCTTCGTGGACCTCATCCCAGGAAAAACCCAGAGCCTGGGTCAGGTACAGTTCCAGCAACCGGTGATGGCGCAAGATTTCCAGAGCCACTTTCTGTCCGTTTTCGGTCAGGATGGCACCGTAATAAGGGGTATGCTCCACCAGCGAAAGGTCAGACAGTTTGCGCAGCATTCCGCTCACACTGGCGGGTGTGACCCCCAGAGCATCTGCAAGGCTCTGGGTGGTGACTTTGCCCCCTCTGGCCAACTGGTAAATGGTCTTGAGGTAATCTTCTGCCTGAGAGGTGAGGAGGTCACGGATCGCTTGCCGGGTCATCCTTTTCAGTATATGCGGTGGGCATGAGGTGGGGTTGTGAGGGGATGGGTAACAGTTGACCTTGCCCTCTTGCCGTTGCTGTGATGCTGTTATATCTTGGGTACGGGATTCTGCCCCACAGGCAGTTCTCCTGTTCCGCCCCTTGACAGTCTTGTGGAAAGCGACTAGTATATATCACGCTGTCAAAGCAATTGACGGGCAGCGAGTCATGGTGGGATTAGCTCAGCCGGTTAGAGCGTCGGTTTGTGGCACCGAAGGTCGTGGGTTCAAATCCCATATTCCACCCCATTTTTACCGTCTAGGTTTGCGAGGATGGCGGAATTGGTAGACGCGCTAGACTTAGGATCTAGTATCGAAAGATGTGAGGGTTCAAGTCCCTTTCCTCGCACCAGGGTATACGGGTAAGCAAAGGCGCGCGTTCACCAACAAAGACAACTTCCAAGCGACCCTGAGGGGTCGTTTTTGTGTATATATCCCACCCCAAGCAGGAGAATTATGGCTGAACTGATCAAGAACGAAGGCAACCAGGTAGAGTTCAAAGTCACCGTCCCCGCACGTGAAGTCAACACGGCTTACAACGCAGTGGTGAATGCTCTGACCAAACAGGTGAAAGTTCCCGGCTTCCGTCCCGGCAAAGCCCCCAAGAGCGTGGTCATCAAGCGCGTGGGTCAGGACTACGTGGACAACGAAGTGCGTGATCAGCTCCTGCAAAACCACTACCCCAAAGCCCTGCAAGAACTGGCTTTGACCATTGTGGATGCCGAAATTCACCCTGAGGGCCTCAACGAAGGTCAGGACTTCAACTTCACTGTGAAAGCCGAGAAGTACCCCGAAGTCAAACTGCCCGAGTGGAAGTCCTTCGAACTGGCTGCCGCTGCTCCTGAAATCACCGATGAAATCATCAGCAAAACCCTCAGCGACCTCGCTGAGCGCAATGCCACCTTCGAAAGCGTTGAGCGCGAAGCCGAAGAAGGCGACATGCTGATCGTTGAAGAGCAAGGCGAAGAGGGCGGAAGCTATCCCGTTTACCTCGACACCGCTGAAGCCCACATCAAAACCGCTCTGCTGGGCAAAAAAGCCGGCGAAGAGGTCACCATCGAAATTCCCGAAGTGGACCACGGTGACCACAAGCACGAAGCCCAGAGTGTGCAAGTCAAAGTCAAAGAAATCAAGAAGAAGAACCTCCCCGAGCTCAATGACGAGTTCGCCAAGACATTCAAATTTGACACCCTCGACGCCCTGCGTGAAGCCATTGGCCGTGACCTGACCACCCGTGCAGATCAAGAAGGCAAACTGGCCCAGCGCGAAGAGTTTGCCCAGAAACTTGCTGACGGCATGGACGTGAACGTGCCCTCCAGCTTGATCAAACGCCGTCAGGAAAGCATGCTTGCCGAAATCAAGAGCGACCTGCAGCGTCAGGGCGTGAAATTCGAAGAGTACGAGAAGTTCATGACCGAGCAAGGCAAATTTGATGACTTCATGGCCGACCTCGAAAAGAACGCCATTGAGCGCGTGCGCCGTGAACTGGCCCTTGAGCAACTCGTGGAAGACCTCAAGATCGACCTGACCCGCGAAGAACTGAACGGCAGCCTGGTGGCTTTCGCTCAGCAAAACCGCACCACCGTTCAGGAACTGCTGAACCAACTGGGTTCCAGTGGCCTCGAAGGCTTCAAAGCCAGCGTGCGTCGCGACAAAGCTGTGGCCCAGGCCATTGCTGCCCTGCAACCCGTTGCTGAAGCTCAACCTGAAGCAACCGAAGCTGCAGAGCCCGAGCAGACCGAAGCAAAAGAGTAATCCAGAGTCGTTCAGAGTCATTCAGACTTTCAAAAGCAGACCTCGAAAGGGGTCTGCTTTTTGCTGGACCTTTGAACAAAACCTGCAGGACCTGCTGTTTTTGACCTTCAGAAAAAAGCCCTGGGGCCATTTGTTTAGACCCAATCCACTTTAATTAAAAAAATTTACAAACCGGCCACACTTTAACGTTAGAATACATCTGTTATGTTGCAGGATAAATTTCCCCGGGTGCTGATCGTCGAAGATGACGAGCGGCAATCCTTGATGCTTTCCAAATATCTGGCAGTGCACCAGTATGAAGTGATTGCTGCCAAAACCGGGCAACAGGCCTTGCGGGAATTGCATCAGGCAGATGTGGTGATTCTGGACGTCAATTTGCCTGACATGAATGGTTTTGAGATTCTCGCCCACATTCGTGAACAAAAAAACCACATTCCTGTGCTGATGCTCAGCGTGCTCTCCGATACCCCTTACAAAGTGCGGGGACTCAAAGGGGGTGCAGATGACTATCTGCCCAAACCCTATGATTTGCTGGAACTCGAAGCCCGGGTCGAAGCCCTGATCCGGCGCAAAGCATACACCGAGCAGCTTCAATTTGATGGGCTGTTGATTGACCGGACCGAGCATCAAGTCAAGGTGGGAGAGCAAACCCTTGAACTCTCCAAACTGGAACTGGATTTCCTCTGGTTGATGGCCCAGAAGCCTGAAAAAGCTTTCTCCAGAGAAGAACTGCTGGAAAACGTGTGGGGTCCAGATTTTGATGGCGTGGAACGCGTGGTGGATGTGATGGTGGTGGCCCTGCGCAAGAAACTCGGGCGCAACTATCTGGAAACCGTGCGGGGCATTGGTTACCGTTTCAATCCTGCCCCGGTCTGAGCCAGCACCACACGTCTAGGTGAAAACCCCTCTGTTGAGGGGTTGGTGCTTTTTTGCGGGTGTTCGCCACAAAGGAATAGGGTAACCTGTTGTCGTGGGCGGTTTTGTCTCTCTGATCGGTGCAGGTCCTGGTGACCTCGGCTTACTCACTTTGAAAGCCAAGCTGGCTCTGGAACGGGCCGAAGTGGTGCTCTACGATTATCTGGCCAACCCGGAGATTTTGCGTTTTTGTGCCAGCGCAGAGCACATTTTTGTGGGCAAAAAAGGCTTTTCAGAATACATGTCGCAGGAAGACATCAGCAAACTGCTGGTGCAAAAAGCCTTGGAGGGCAAACGGGTGATTCGCCTGAAAGGCGGAGATGTGTTTGTCTTTGGCCGTGGGGGAGAAGAAGCAGAGGCTTGTATTGCTGCAGGCATTCCTTTTGAGGTGATTCCGGGCATCACCAGCGCCATTGCCGTCCCTGCTTATGCAGGCATTCCTGTGACCCACCGTGAAGCAGGCAGCAGTTTTGCGGTCCTGACGGGCAACGAAATGCTCCGTGACACCGAGAAACTGAAGTATCAGGCTTTTTCTGACATTGACACCCTGATTTTCCTGATGGGTGTGCGGACCCTCCCCAAAATTGTGGAACGTTTGCTGGAAATCGGAAAGAGCAAAGACACCCCTGCTGCCACCATCCAGTGGGGCACGACCCAGCAACAGAAAGTGGTGGAAGGCACCCTCGAAAACATCGTCCAGAGGGTTGAAGAAGCCAAAATTGGAGCCCCAGCGGTCACTGTGGTGGGTGAGGTGGTGCGTTACCGCAACACCTTGAAGTGGTTTGATTCCCGTCCCCTCTGGGGGCGCAAAGTGGCCGTCACCCGCACCAGAGAAGGCAGCAGTGAACTCGGGAACCTGCTCCGTCAGGAGGGGGCCATTGTGATTGAGGTGCCCCTGATCCGCTTTGAGGCCACGTCTCAGCCTGAGTCTCTTCAGAAGGCTTTGCAAAACCTGTCCCAATATGAATGGGTGATTTTCACCAGCCAGCAAGGGATTCAGGCCGCCATGAGAGAGCTGGATGGTGTGGGTCTGGATGCCCGTGCTTTTGCTGGGGTCAAACTGGGCGTGGTGGGTCCCTCCACCGCCAGAGAACTGGCCCGTTATGGCTTGCGTGCAGACTTCATGCCTTCCAAAGCTGGAGCTGTGCATCTGGGCAATGAACTTCCTGCTTCAGGACACAGGCCTCTGGTGCACTTTGCCAGCAGCATTGCTGAACCAGATTTGCACGAAGCCCTGAACGCCAGAGGTTTTGAGGCCCACACGGTGGAGGCATACCAGACCCTGCCTTCAGAACTCTCTGAGGAACAGCGTGAAAAATTGAAAGGTGCAGAAGTGATCACGCTGGCCTCTGGAAGTGCGGCACGCGCCTGTGCCAGCCAACTGGGCACCCACATTCCAGCGGTCACCATGGGGCCTCAAACCAACAAAGCTGCTCTGAAAGCTGGTTTTTCTGTGGCCAAAATGGCGGAATCGCCCAGCCTGAGTGCTCTGGTGGCTGCTGTCAAATCGGCCCTGCTGGAAAACTGAAAAGGCAGAATTGTAAAGGGACAGTCGTGTTTTGTCAGGACAATTTTCCCATTTCTGTCAGGACAAAGCAGTTATACTCGGTATCATGAAGCTGTACCCCCTCTTCCTGGACCTCAAAAACCAAGATGTGCTGGTGGTCGGCGCAGGCAAAGTGGGCCTTCGCAAAGCCAGAAGTGTGCTGGAGGCTGGTGCACGGGTGACGGTGGTTTCCCCGGAATTCCTGCCCGAGTTTGCCCAGTTGCAGGTTTGCAAGGTGCAGCGCAATTTCGATCCTGCCGACCTGCTGGGTCAGCGTCTGGTGTTTGCTTGCACCGATCAGGAGGCCATCAACGACCAGATTGCTGAACTGGCCGCTTTGCAAGGCATTTTCTGCTTGCATGCCTCCAGACCAGAGCATGGCAACTTGCGTTCTGGTGCGGTCTGGCGCAAAGGGGATGTCACGGTGGCTTTTTCCAGTGGCACAGAACTTCCCATGCTGACCCTTTCCCTGAAACAGGTTTTTGAGTCAGCCATTCCCAACGACTTCAGCCAGAAGGTCAGCCAGTGGAGTCAGGAGCGGGCACAGGCCATCACCCTGCCCAGTCCAGCCCGGGAGAATGCCCTGATGGACCTCAAAGAGACCATTCAGCAAAACCTCGGAATGGTGTCCGAGCCCTTGCTGAATTTTGTGGCGGTTGGAGTCAACCACAAAACCGCTCCGGTGGGTGTTCGTGAGCGAATCGCTTTGCGTCCTGATGAATTTCCCATGATGCTCGAACACCTGCAAAAACATGCCCGTGAGGTGATGATCCTCAGCACCTGCAACCGAACCGAGGTGTACATGGCAGGTGTGGTTGGTGATCCTCTGAGCGCCTTTGAGGGAGCATGGGGACAGCCTTTGCG
This region includes:
- a CDS encoding 8-oxo-dGTP diphosphatase, producing the protein MREVVLCFPLKADQVLLGHKKTGFGKGNIVGIGGGIEANETPEQTALRELQEETSLVGDPEALSHRGQVTFLFPTRENWDMRVQLFVLEGWTGNPIETAEIRPEWFALDRIPFDLMWVDAQHWLLRILQGEHLSVLATYQDDLTQVEIQITLTGPAFPA
- the surE gene encoding 5'/3'-nucleotidase SurE, which produces MSSASNPIRTLVSNDDGIFSPGIKALAQALTELGEVAVSAPDVEQSAVGHGITIRRPLRFKHTAAAGFGDIPAYRVDGTPTDCVVLGTRILQRPDVVVSGINLGYNLGNDLTHSGTVSAALEGMILGIPSIAFSQAPNEQGEYHFEHAIPYIPRIVKWVHQKGLPARTLLNVNFPPEKPKGVKITFLSDYKFEDELVKRQDPDGRDYYWVAGTPKSTIFEEGSDEWAVREGYVSITPVRFDLSHHQFMQEMQDLSE
- a CDS encoding FAD-binding oxidoreductase, with translation MKAKTKHRELTGYLKELQDAVGDKLRVELPDRLLFRYDALLQGEVPLAVVMAETTEDVVQTLKICDKHDLPVIPRGGASGLSGGVVPVKPSVVISTTRMKEVQIDPQAMTATVQPGVINQELQDALKPLGLYYPPDPQSGRQATIGGNIGENAGGPMCLKKGVTGDYVLELEFVTMQGDVYRMDRSGMDLPGLLIGSEGTLAFVTEAKLKLAVLPKYTRTARAIFSTLEDAGKAVALITARGLTPAKLELMDKASINAVEDAFQLGLPRDAEAVLVCDTDGNDLALVTAEIEAVKQAFDDAGATSSQIAQNDQQADTLWKARKSISPSLGRIRPQRMNEDIVVPRSKLPVVMREIRALGDASPFPLAIFGHAGDGNLHPNILYSKQTDSWDEVDHLAHEIARVAIKHGGVLSGEHGIGLAKKPFMLEATPRATLEAYWAVKKVMDPKNLMNPGKVLPELASN
- a CDS encoding (Fe-S)-binding protein — translated: MHPKSINLESMSPALIEGADVCVQCGLCLSVCPTYQQTGEEIQSPRGRVMLYKAAAQGLTDELDVVLEAAYDCLDCRACQTICPSGVKPGELALDARVALQEGKPANLGQKAMLEVFKYPILFDVGNAGVRLYQQTGLQKAIRGSGVLRGMARKYGGMWAKLHLFEGLIPSREVAPAIRLRTPYITQHQGEYRGTVAFFLGCVMNAVFSEASSASIDVLARNGFDVILLRETTCCGAPHIEEGDFNGYRQVSLRNAKLYGTLAVDAIVTDCAACGAELKKMHKHFKDDPEFGGLTANISSKTQALSEFLKKVGLRDLPEDLDVDKRKVTYQDACHLCHAQGVCNQPRDLLKQNPVLDYREMQNASDCCGSAGIYNITHTETSMKQLDKKMERIRATGAEVITVENPGCMLQLDYGTREFEVAAEVKHTAILLKEAYQEADRRKKVQS
- a CDS encoding metal-dependent transcriptional regulator, whose product is MTRQAIRDLLTSQAEDYLKTIYQLARGGKVTTQSLADALGVTPASVSGMLRKLSDLSLVEHTPYYGAILTENGQKVALEILRHHRLLELYLTQALGFSWDEVHEEADRLEHVISEAFEAKISALLGDPHFDPHGHPIPRLDGSMPDHDVESLTDALVDEQVTISRVHDGDPEFLRYLSELGLIPGVELLVLKKDSLGGTLSIQVSGHQHVLSLGVAQKIWVLPRHASKS
- the tig gene encoding trigger factor; the protein is MAELIKNEGNQVEFKVTVPAREVNTAYNAVVNALTKQVKVPGFRPGKAPKSVVIKRVGQDYVDNEVRDQLLQNHYPKALQELALTIVDAEIHPEGLNEGQDFNFTVKAEKYPEVKLPEWKSFELAAAAPEITDEIISKTLSDLAERNATFESVEREAEEGDMLIVEEQGEEGGSYPVYLDTAEAHIKTALLGKKAGEEVTIEIPEVDHGDHKHEAQSVQVKVKEIKKKNLPELNDEFAKTFKFDTLDALREAIGRDLTTRADQEGKLAQREEFAQKLADGMDVNVPSSLIKRRQESMLAEIKSDLQRQGVKFEEYEKFMTEQGKFDDFMADLEKNAIERVRRELALEQLVEDLKIDLTREELNGSLVAFAQQNRTTVQELLNQLGSSGLEGFKASVRRDKAVAQAIAALQPVAEAQPEATEAAEPEQTEAKE
- a CDS encoding response regulator transcription factor, producing the protein MLQDKFPRVLIVEDDERQSLMLSKYLAVHQYEVIAAKTGQQALRELHQADVVILDVNLPDMNGFEILAHIREQKNHIPVLMLSVLSDTPYKVRGLKGGADDYLPKPYDLLELEARVEALIRRKAYTEQLQFDGLLIDRTEHQVKVGEQTLELSKLELDFLWLMAQKPEKAFSREELLENVWGPDFDGVERVVDVMVVALRKKLGRNYLETVRGIGYRFNPAPV
- the cobA gene encoding uroporphyrinogen-III C-methyltransferase; the protein is MGGFVSLIGAGPGDLGLLTLKAKLALERAEVVLYDYLANPEILRFCASAEHIFVGKKGFSEYMSQEDISKLLVQKALEGKRVIRLKGGDVFVFGRGGEEAEACIAAGIPFEVIPGITSAIAVPAYAGIPVTHREAGSSFAVLTGNEMLRDTEKLKYQAFSDIDTLIFLMGVRTLPKIVERLLEIGKSKDTPAATIQWGTTQQQKVVEGTLENIVQRVEEAKIGAPAVTVVGEVVRYRNTLKWFDSRPLWGRKVAVTRTREGSSELGNLLRQEGAIVIEVPLIRFEATSQPESLQKALQNLSQYEWVIFTSQQGIQAAMRELDGVGLDARAFAGVKLGVVGPSTARELARYGLRADFMPSKAGAVHLGNELPASGHRPLVHFASSIAEPDLHEALNARGFEAHTVEAYQTLPSELSEEQREKLKGAEVITLASGSAARACASQLGTHIPAVTMGPQTNKAALKAGFSVAKMAESPSLSALVAAVKSALLEN